The proteins below come from a single Natranaerofaba carboxydovora genomic window:
- a CDS encoding molybdopterin-dependent oxidoreductase, producing MCDMEVKNPAVCPRDCPDVCSINVTKENNKLTKISGNKEHPITKGFLCNKAYRYLDRTYSKKRLKKPLKRIGTKGNKENFEEIEWDEALDIIVNNFKEIIEKWGSEAILPYSYKGTMGMLNSEGMDRRFFHKLGASKLERTICSEAGKEAFKDVMGDLCATDPENTKEVDLMILWGANSATTGIHQMAYAKSVSQKGGSVICIDVYENLTAKKSDHFIKINPATDGALALGLINIIINEELYDKDFVDRWTYGFDKLSERVKDYPAEYVSKITGIDIKTIRWLAHEYANNPHSFIMIGNGPQHYLNGDLTVRNITCLPALTGSWKYKGGGAIRSNGGYFKLNSRSLYREDLLPKETRKINMNQLGHALLKVDDPPIKSLVVYSANPMASAPAGRLIREGLKREDLFTVVIEQFMTDTAAYADVVLPTTTFFEHTDIYKSYWHTYLQLGEAKIPPLYESKSNFDIFKELAQKMGFGEECFYQTEEDVIKEIIDSESPYLEGLTFDKLKENGFFKLNITGNYLKDIGGIFSTPSGKIEFYSNRRENDGLDPLPAFKYDTDVDIETINVSSTNSFRLVSPPNHYFLNSTFNEVDSLRNKAKNPTVKIHPNDAKKLGIISGEMITLKNEYGDIDIEAKVSDVSMPGVLIGESIWGPSYCPGGKNLNELTYDKLSPRGRGAVFFSTFVEIESGR from the coding sequence CAGCATAAATGTAACCAAAGAGAATAATAAATTAACCAAAATATCGGGAAACAAAGAGCACCCCATTACCAAAGGGTTTCTCTGTAACAAGGCCTATCGCTATCTTGATAGAACCTACAGCAAAAAAAGACTAAAAAAACCACTTAAGAGGATTGGTACAAAGGGAAATAAAGAAAATTTCGAAGAGATAGAGTGGGATGAAGCCCTTGATATTATCGTAAATAATTTTAAAGAAATCATAGAAAAATGGGGAAGTGAAGCCATACTACCCTATAGCTACAAAGGTACTATGGGAATGTTAAACTCCGAAGGCATGGACCGTAGATTTTTTCATAAGTTAGGCGCAAGTAAACTAGAAAGAACTATCTGTTCTGAAGCAGGAAAAGAAGCTTTCAAAGACGTCATGGGAGATCTGTGTGCAACTGATCCAGAGAATACCAAAGAAGTGGACCTGATGATTCTATGGGGGGCTAATTCTGCAACAACAGGTATCCATCAGATGGCTTATGCCAAAAGTGTCTCTCAAAAAGGCGGCAGTGTTATCTGCATTGATGTCTACGAAAATCTTACCGCCAAAAAATCTGATCATTTTATTAAAATAAATCCTGCTACTGACGGGGCTCTTGCCCTTGGTTTGATAAATATTATTATAAATGAAGAGCTATATGATAAAGATTTTGTAGATAGATGGACCTATGGTTTTGACAAGTTAAGTGAAAGGGTTAAAGATTATCCTGCAGAATATGTTTCTAAAATAACCGGTATAGATATAAAGACTATCAGATGGCTTGCCCATGAATACGCAAATAACCCCCATTCTTTTATCATGATTGGCAACGGACCACAGCATTATCTTAACGGAGATTTGACTGTCAGAAACATCACCTGCCTTCCTGCTCTAACAGGCTCCTGGAAATACAAAGGTGGAGGTGCAATTAGAAGTAACGGCGGGTATTTCAAATTAAATAGCAGATCTTTGTATAGAGAAGACCTACTACCAAAAGAAACAAGAAAAATCAACATGAATCAGCTTGGCCATGCCCTTCTAAAAGTTGATGACCCACCTATAAAAAGTCTAGTAGTATACAGTGCAAATCCCATGGCATCAGCTCCAGCCGGAAGGCTTATCCGTGAGGGGTTAAAAAGAGAAGATCTTTTCACTGTGGTAATAGAGCAGTTTATGACCGATACTGCAGCTTACGCTGACGTTGTACTTCCTACCACTACATTCTTTGAGCATACAGATATATACAAATCATACTGGCACACATATCTTCAACTTGGAGAGGCAAAAATACCTCCTCTTTATGAATCTAAATCAAATTTCGATATATTCAAAGAACTTGCACAAAAGATGGGATTTGGAGAAGAGTGCTTTTATCAAACTGAAGAGGACGTTATAAAAGAGATTATAGATTCTGAAAGTCCTTATCTTGAGGGTTTAACATTTGATAAGCTAAAAGAAAATGGCTTTTTCAAATTAAATATAACCGGCAATTACCTAAAAGATATAGGGGGGATTTTTTCAACTCCTTCAGGAAAAATTGAATTTTATTCTAACAGAAGAGAAAATGACGGGTTAGACCCTCTCCCTGCTTTTAAATATGACACTGATGTGGACATTGAAACGATTAATGTTAGCAGCACTAACAGTTTTCGTCTGGTAAGCCCACCTAATCATTATTTTCTTAACTCAACTTTCAATGAAGTAGATAGTCTTAGAAACAAAGCTAAAAACCCAACAGTGAAGATACACCCAAATGATGCAAAAAAACTAGGGATTATTTCAGGCGAGATGATAACATTGAAGAATGAATATGGAGATATAGATATTGAAGCTAAAGTTTCTGATGTGTCAATGCCTGGGGTGCTAATTGGCGAGAGTATCTGGGGACCCTCCTACTGTCCTGGCGGCAAAAACTTAAATGAGCTAACTTATGACAAGCTATCTCCTCGAGGGAGGGGAGCTGTATTCTTTTCAACATTTGTTGAGATTGAAAGCGGGCGTTAA
- a CDS encoding GGDEF domain-containing protein, with product MKNFLVKYKNIFVVLTFVFITYLFYLSYINTRSIIIEKNTFQKNLVKINILESLRYADNSFDILEKYLNNEMEQNSILMLEKYNHNSDILTWNLEDLKDQFEKYDIYILDKELKIIKTTFAEDLGLDFSDFPSFAALLQERLEGNNFISDRLDISPTTGKIKKYSYIPTPDNKYLFELSIDISKYFPALKELNIFSNAEIIKEEYDLIEDILFYKFNEDGSEIGLVSQEGGLYLDTDSISTRERDLVSKAISSNSIQVVSSNYNHTTQTEKSLEFIPYLNYFDDEYNDEQKAQLDWWSSYVVGITYDDSITEKELLRERNLFIAKITIISIVFVAFTFSLNYLINHTEKVASSDPLTGLVSRKHFMNYLSKLINNNTNNELVAVTFIDLNSFKYINDTHGHEAGDIVLKEVAKRLKSSLRKNDMVTRAGGDEFLVLINGLSSNRDVETIANKIKDLFSYPAIINDIEINIEASIGISVFPNDAVHPEELLQKADSAMYKAKKNKIPGSSDYEIY from the coding sequence GTGAAAAACTTTTTAGTAAAGTATAAAAATATTTTTGTAGTTTTAACTTTTGTGTTCATAACATATCTATTTTATTTAAGTTATATAAACACAAGAAGTATAATCATTGAAAAAAACACTTTCCAAAAAAACCTGGTAAAAATAAATATACTTGAATCTTTAAGGTATGCAGATAACAGTTTTGATATTCTAGAAAAATATTTAAACAATGAGATGGAGCAAAATTCAATACTAATGCTTGAAAAATACAACCATAACTCAGATATTCTTACCTGGAATTTAGAGGATTTAAAAGATCAATTTGAAAAATATGATATCTATATTTTAGATAAAGAGCTAAAGATAATTAAGACAACTTTTGCAGAAGATTTGGGGTTGGATTTTTCTGATTTTCCAAGCTTTGCAGCACTGTTACAAGAAAGGTTAGAAGGGAATAACTTTATCTCTGACAGACTAGATATATCTCCTACCACTGGCAAAATCAAAAAATACAGCTACATCCCAACTCCTGATAACAAATATCTTTTTGAATTAAGCATTGATATATCAAAGTACTTTCCGGCTTTAAAAGAGCTTAATATCTTTTCTAATGCTGAAATAATCAAAGAAGAATATGATCTAATCGAAGATATTTTATTTTATAAGTTTAATGAAGATGGTAGTGAGATAGGACTTGTTAGTCAAGAGGGTGGTCTTTATTTAGATACAGATAGTATATCAACTAGGGAAAGAGATCTTGTGTCAAAAGCAATTTCATCAAACTCTATCCAGGTCGTCAGTAGCAATTACAATCATACTACTCAAACGGAAAAATCCCTTGAATTTATACCTTATTTAAACTATTTTGATGATGAATATAATGATGAGCAAAAAGCACAACTTGATTGGTGGAGTTCTTACGTAGTAGGAATAACCTATGATGATAGTATAACCGAAAAAGAATTACTAAGAGAACGAAACTTGTTTATAGCAAAGATCACGATTATTTCCATAGTTTTTGTGGCTTTTACTTTTTCACTTAATTACCTTATAAATCATACAGAAAAAGTTGCTTCTTCTGATCCTCTGACAGGTCTTGTAAGCAGAAAACATTTCATGAATTATTTAAGCAAATTAATAAATAATAATACCAATAATGAATTAGTTGCTGTAACTTTTATAGATCTTAATAGTTTTAAATATATCAATGACACCCACGGACATGAAGCAGGAGATATTGTTTTGAAAGAAGTAGCAAAGAGGTTAAAGAGCTCATTAAGAAAAAATGATATGGTTACAAGAGCAGGTGGAGACGAGTTTTTAGTCCTTATCAATGGATTATCATCTAATAGGGACGTCGAAACAATAGCAAATAAAATCAAAGATCTCTTTAGTTATCCTGCAATTATAAATGATATTGAAATTAATATAGAAGCAAGTATAGGTATAAGTGTTTTCCCAAATGATGCTGTCCATCCAGAAGAGCTATTACAAAAGGCAGACTCTGCCATGTATAAAGCCAAGAAAAACAAAATACCTGGAAGTTCCGATTACGAAATATATTAA
- a CDS encoding flavodoxin domain-containing protein: MKTVILYATKYGCTEKAAAKLTEKISEQISSDVTKVNLKTQETPDLIEFDCIILGGSIYAGRIQKEIKELIQQSGYLIKEKPLGLFVCCGFQDKAMEQMKEAFGELYDSARVKEYFGAMFNTEKMNFAEKLIVKVVSRSDKAKPPGIIEENIDEFVGKLTAEMAIRS; the protein is encoded by the coding sequence ATGAAAACCGTTATATTGTATGCAACTAAATATGGTTGTACTGAGAAAGCAGCTGCTAAATTGACAGAAAAGATTTCAGAGCAAATTAGTAGTGATGTAACAAAAGTAAACCTAAAAACACAAGAAACGCCTGATCTTATTGAATTTGATTGTATTATCTTAGGTGGTTCTATCTATGCTGGAAGGATTCAAAAAGAGATTAAAGAATTAATTCAGCAAAGTGGCTACTTAATCAAAGAAAAGCCCTTGGGATTATTCGTGTGTTGTGGTTTTCAAGATAAGGCAATGGAACAGATGAAAGAAGCATTTGGTGAGCTTTATGATAGTGCTAGAGTCAAAGAATATTTTGGGGCTATGTTTAATACAGAAAAAATGAATTTTGCAGAAAAACTTATTGTAAAAGTTGTTTCTAGGTCCGATAAAGCTAAACCACCTGGTATAATTGAAGAAAACATAGATGAATTTGTAGGAAAATTAACTGCTGAAATGGCAATAAGAAGTTAG
- a CDS encoding PLDc N-terminal domain-containing protein, producing MLALPFFLAFALGILVLNVITSIWAYRDALSKGNSKEYSMLVLIATLFFPVIGLIVYLIIRHDYEPGR from the coding sequence ATGTTAGCATTACCCTTTTTTCTAGCTTTTGCACTAGGGATACTTGTGCTAAATGTTATCACAAGTATCTGGGCATACAGAGACGCATTAAGCAAAGGAAACAGCAAAGAGTATTCAATGCTTGTGTTAATAGCTACTTTGTTTTTCCCGGTGATTGGGCTTATCGTATATTTAATTATCAGGCATGATTATGAGCCTGGCAGGTAA
- a CDS encoding DUF1576 domain-containing protein, whose product MTNLLRINLSKVSVVIAFYMFILIGAGFWYGFEKSFIQDLYNISIAPSVLITDFFVVGSVGISLVNAGLVGLSGIVITKLCQVNIRGPVIAAVFTMAGFSFLGKTIINIWPIILGVFLYSKYMKDTFTHYLLNALFGTALAPIVTSTAVALELGIIGGILTGIIAGFLVPPLAGHLLSAHQGLNLYNIGFTAGFIGTLFTGIFRGFGYDKELVLIWGEGYTSTVLPFFLVYIASMTLVGLIYSRGSFSSFFKIHKMSGALVSDFVEQRGFGATFINMGAVGIWGIIYLLLIGAEINGPSLAGIFTMIGFGAFGKHSKNILPIMLGAYISLLLFKWHPTEPGPVLGVLFGTTLSPISGTYGPLLGIITGGLHISMVMNVGYLHGGLNLYNNGFAGGIVATIMAGLIKNLERGD is encoded by the coding sequence TTGACCAATTTGCTTAGAATAAATCTTTCTAAAGTCTCAGTAGTAATAGCTTTTTATATGTTTATCCTCATCGGAGCCGGTTTTTGGTATGGCTTTGAAAAAAGTTTTATACAGGATCTGTATAATATTTCAATAGCACCTTCAGTTTTGATAACTGACTTTTTTGTCGTTGGTAGTGTTGGTATTTCTCTTGTTAATGCAGGACTTGTTGGCTTAAGCGGGATAGTAATTACAAAGCTTTGCCAGGTAAATATTAGAGGTCCGGTGATAGCAGCAGTTTTTACAATGGCCGGATTCTCTTTTTTGGGCAAAACTATTATTAATATTTGGCCAATTATTCTTGGGGTTTTCTTGTATTCAAAATATATGAAAGATACTTTTACGCATTATCTTTTAAACGCATTATTTGGGACCGCCCTTGCCCCTATCGTAACAAGTACTGCAGTTGCTTTAGAGTTAGGGATAATAGGTGGGATATTGACCGGCATTATAGCAGGATTTTTGGTTCCACCCCTGGCAGGCCATCTATTAAGTGCTCATCAAGGACTTAATCTATATAACATTGGATTTACTGCCGGCTTTATAGGAACACTTTTTACAGGTATTTTTAGAGGATTTGGGTATGACAAAGAATTGGTATTAATATGGGGCGAAGGATATACTTCTACAGTATTACCTTTCTTCCTAGTATACATAGCTTCCATGACTTTAGTTGGATTAATATATAGCAGGGGAAGTTTTAGCTCTTTTTTTAAAATCCATAAGATGTCGGGAGCTCTTGTATCTGACTTTGTAGAGCAAAGAGGTTTTGGAGCTACTTTTATTAATATGGGTGCTGTAGGAATTTGGGGAATAATATATTTACTCCTTATTGGCGCAGAAATTAATGGCCCAAGTCTTGCGGGTATATTCACTATGATAGGATTTGGAGCTTTTGGGAAGCACAGCAAAAACATCTTACCCATTATGCTTGGGGCATATATATCTCTGTTATTATTCAAATGGCATCCAACAGAACCTGGACCTGTACTAGGAGTATTATTTGGCACCACTCTCTCACCTATATCAGGGACATACGGTCCTTTGCTAGGGATAATAACAGGAGGATTGCATATTTCGATGGTTATGAACGTAGGTTACCTACACGGTGGTCTCAACTTATATAATAATGGCTTTGCAGGAGGTATTGTTGCTACAATTATGGCAGGTCTAATTAAAAATTTAGAGAGGGGCGATTAA
- a CDS encoding ATP-binding protein, with protein sequence MGPEWRKIKGILDELIRNSMKAGAKILEAKIEEKDDHFEIYIKDNGEGMDDKTLEHVKEALSMPRRCEIEEYYGNLVGHSSGDFGLSMIGMMTDDFYINSKKGKGTEIKIIRKKECR encoded by the coding sequence ATGGGGCCTGAATGGAGAAAAATAAAAGGCATATTAGATGAGCTTATTCGTAACTCGATGAAAGCTGGAGCCAAAATTTTAGAGGCGAAAATAGAAGAAAAAGATGATCACTTTGAGATATATATTAAGGATAATGGAGAAGGTATGGATGATAAAACCTTAGAACATGTTAAAGAAGCATTGTCTATGCCCCGTCGTTGCGAAATAGAAGAGTATTATGGCAATCTAGTTGGACACAGTAGTGGAGACTTTGGGCTTTCTATGATAGGAATGATGACTGATGATTTTTATATCAATTCCAAAAAAGGTAAAGGTACCGAAATTAAAATTATTAGGAAAAAAGAGTGCCGATAA
- a CDS encoding nitroreductase family protein: MDIYSALQNRRSVRKYTEDQVPEDKLNKILEAARIAPSWANKQCWRYIVVKDDNKKKELQAAIPEKNPAAKSLADAPVVIVQCANPEESGNMNGKEYYLLDCGISMQQLMLAAHAEGLGTCWIAWIEDEDKIRNACKVPEDLEIVSVTPLGYPAKESKMPQRKELTEIVSEEEWS; encoded by the coding sequence ATGGATATCTATTCTGCGCTTCAAAATAGGCGAAGTGTAAGAAAGTACACAGAAGATCAAGTCCCTGAGGATAAACTTAATAAAATATTGGAAGCAGCAAGAATTGCACCTTCATGGGCAAACAAACAGTGCTGGCGCTATATTGTAGTAAAAGACGATAACAAAAAGAAAGAATTACAAGCTGCAATCCCAGAAAAAAACCCAGCAGCGAAATCATTGGCTGACGCTCCAGTCGTTATAGTACAGTGTGCTAATCCAGAAGAGTCCGGCAATATGAACGGAAAAGAATATTACTTACTAGACTGCGGTATCTCCATGCAGCAGTTAATGTTAGCAGCCCACGCTGAAGGCCTTGGCACCTGCTGGATAGCATGGATAGAAGATGAAGATAAAATTAGAAACGCGTGTAAAGTTCCTGAAGATTTGGAAATCGTCTCAGTAACACCTCTTGGCTATCCTGCCAAAGAATCAAAAATGCCCCAAAGAAAAGAACTAACAGAAATTGTATCAGAAGAAGAGTGGAGCTAG
- a CDS encoding MFS transporter: MQEKHKKMLLILGIIAFFANGDNYAAAPLLPDIARDLDISISQAAFSVTAYMASFGLFTIIFGPLGDRFGKSKIINIAAFGTAIFSTLAAFSFNLPSLIILRGINGAFAAGIFPVTMALIGETFSDEHRQNAIGKVMGMMFMGAASATALGGALAYLGNWRLVYGFYGIAELVTALIMIKVLVKSKGVVDELKYREVYGKAFGNKLLLKTVGTIFIIGFAIFGSFTYAGSYVEEQTGLNLLMVGVILSSFGAATVLGGRKASWFREKAKDKYFIFAGILGSISLLLLSISSSVFTLIIFLFGFGLSFVLLQSSMIMRAQQVMPQLKGTAMSLASFNMFVGGAVGTFTNGIILDATRMSNIFLLAGVIMFFVAFLTTRVVLKPL; this comes from the coding sequence ATGCAAGAAAAACACAAAAAAATGTTATTAATACTAGGGATAATCGCCTTTTTTGCAAACGGTGATAACTATGCTGCAGCACCGCTACTTCCGGACATAGCTAGAGATCTTGATATTAGTATTTCCCAGGCTGCGTTTTCGGTAACTGCTTACATGGCTTCATTTGGGCTTTTTACGATAATATTTGGGCCGTTAGGTGATAGATTTGGGAAGTCCAAAATTATAAATATTGCTGCCTTTGGTACTGCGATTTTTAGTACCTTGGCTGCTTTTTCTTTTAACCTTCCATCTTTAATAATTCTAAGAGGAATTAACGGAGCTTTTGCAGCGGGTATTTTTCCCGTTACTATGGCACTTATAGGCGAGACTTTCTCTGATGAACACAGGCAAAACGCAATAGGAAAAGTAATGGGAATGATGTTTATGGGAGCGGCTTCAGCTACTGCCCTTGGTGGAGCTTTGGCTTATTTAGGCAACTGGAGACTGGTATATGGCTTTTATGGAATTGCCGAGCTTGTAACAGCCCTTATTATGATAAAAGTTCTAGTAAAAAGTAAGGGTGTAGTAGATGAATTAAAATATCGAGAGGTCTATGGAAAAGCATTTGGTAACAAGTTATTATTAAAAACTGTTGGAACTATATTCATTATAGGATTTGCTATATTTGGAAGCTTCACATATGCAGGTAGTTATGTTGAAGAACAGACTGGTTTAAATCTTTTGATGGTGGGCGTAATTCTGTCATCATTTGGAGCAGCTACAGTTTTGGGTGGTAGAAAAGCCAGCTGGTTTAGAGAAAAAGCTAAAGATAAATACTTTATTTTTGCAGGTATCTTGGGCAGTATATCTTTATTATTACTTTCAATATCAAGCTCTGTCTTTACTTTAATAATCTTCTTGTTTGGCTTTGGCTTATCTTTTGTATTACTTCAATCATCAATGATTATGCGTGCTCAACAGGTGATGCCTCAGCTAAAAGGAACGGCCATGTCCTTAGCATCTTTTAATATGTTTGTAGGAGGAGCTGTAGGAACATTTACAAATGGGATAATATTAGATGCAACAAGGATGAGTAATATATTTTTATTAGCTGGGGTTATAATGTTTTTCGTAGCTTTTTTAACTACAAGAGTAGTGCTTAAGCCTTTATAA
- a CDS encoding FAD-binding oxidoreductase, with amino-acid sequence MKSPEFYIKANRTFTSIRKTAWIVTVAVAIGGQFFPPIGLIVPFIMIALMAMSFFKGRYWCGNFCPHGSFYDFIILPFTRNKNIPGILRSKVVLVLFFLFFMYNFTGNFINAFKNIGEISLIYSAGSIFSNTYLMVLIFGGILGILFSSRAWCHFCPMGTIQIIFYKLGKAIGATKKTDEKVTAEHSELCHSCGMCSRVCPMQLAPYKSFKGDNNQYHEEKCIRCYTCVENCPAGILEITNEEKAKDSKENADLTGFEESTYYKGEITKIRDLTEDIKEYNIKLNKPEKMNLVPGQFVIIKIDANEELYRAYSVSSINEKGDEISLTIKKLEDGYGTNIIFNKFREGDEVELKGPMGKELMIDQKAAKLLFVANGIGITPFAAASKTLLEYKDKYNFDGEITLLYGARYEKDLIYDDLFTELDSKHYNFNYHRTLSREDKENIPNGYVTEILKEIDIAPNTVVYICGTKAMADDVTKILEEKGLSKEAIHYENFVA; translated from the coding sequence ATGAAAAGTCCTGAATTTTATATTAAAGCAAATAGAACTTTTACTAGCATAAGAAAGACAGCATGGATAGTAACCGTTGCAGTTGCAATAGGGGGGCAATTTTTCCCACCGATTGGTCTTATTGTTCCATTTATAATGATAGCTTTGATGGCAATGAGTTTTTTCAAAGGAAGGTACTGGTGTGGTAATTTTTGTCCTCATGGTAGTTTTTATGACTTTATAATATTACCATTCACCAGGAACAAAAATATACCGGGAATTTTACGGTCAAAAGTTGTGTTGGTATTATTCTTTTTATTCTTCATGTATAACTTTACAGGTAATTTTATTAATGCATTTAAGAATATTGGAGAGATTTCACTTATATATAGTGCAGGCTCAATATTTTCAAACACTTATTTGATGGTGTTAATATTCGGAGGAATATTAGGTATTCTTTTTAGTTCAAGGGCTTGGTGCCACTTTTGCCCAATGGGTACAATTCAGATAATCTTTTACAAATTAGGCAAAGCCATTGGTGCCACTAAAAAGACAGACGAAAAAGTTACCGCCGAGCATTCTGAGCTATGTCACTCCTGCGGTATGTGTTCAAGGGTATGTCCTATGCAGTTAGCCCCTTACAAATCTTTTAAAGGTGATAATAACCAGTATCATGAAGAAAAATGTATCAGGTGCTATACCTGTGTAGAAAACTGTCCAGCAGGAATATTAGAAATTACTAATGAAGAAAAAGCAAAGGACAGTAAAGAAAATGCTGACCTGACTGGGTTTGAAGAGAGCACTTATTACAAAGGTGAGATAACAAAAATAAGAGACTTAACAGAAGATATTAAAGAATACAATATCAAATTGAATAAACCAGAAAAAATGAACCTTGTTCCAGGACAGTTTGTAATAATTAAAATAGATGCCAACGAAGAACTATATAGGGCTTACAGCGTTTCCTCAATTAACGAAAAAGGAGACGAAATAAGTTTAACTATCAAGAAGTTAGAAGATGGTTATGGAACAAATATTATTTTTAACAAATTTAGAGAAGGCGATGAAGTAGAGCTCAAAGGCCCTATGGGTAAAGAACTAATGATAGACCAAAAAGCAGCTAAGTTATTATTTGTAGCTAATGGTATAGGGATTACCCCTTTTGCTGCTGCTTCTAAGACTTTGTTAGAATATAAAGATAAGTATAATTTTGATGGAGAGATCACTCTTTTATATGGGGCGAGATATGAGAAAGATCTAATCTACGATGATCTTTTTACTGAACTTGACTCTAAACATTATAACTTTAATTACCATAGAACACTCTCAAGAGAAGACAAAGAAAATATTCCTAATGGCTATGTGACAGAAATTCTAAAAGAGATTGATATAGCTCCAAACACAGTAGTTTATATATGTGGGACAAAAGCTATGGCTGACGATGTGACAAAAATACTTGAAGAAAAAGGTCTATCAAAAGAAGCTATACATTACGAAAATTTTGTAGCTTAA